From Romeriopsis navalis LEGE 11480, the proteins below share one genomic window:
- a CDS encoding ArnT family glycosyltransferase, with the protein MPSFQSLPTERFNLRHLTGFPYLTLLLWVIPLVIMQSSGQSLMAHDEGIYAIQAKSIIETGDWITPQWGEQINFDRTMGIQWLIALGYMLFGISENVARLPSNLAFIGTVLLLYRIGVLITRHRWIAWLSAAILAIMPIAVQYARLGTQDSVLVFIELLAAWAMLESEARASRSLLMLTGAAFGWGYMIKGFMVIPVAIAFLPYLILQFRQHRHLLNPWLYLGLIVGWIPVVGWLWSATIKYGMMPLQQLVFKLFYLQETTNYDAGPLYYLWNIPANGFPWVFFAIGGIFLSLRNIHCHNLIRRHWALALGFPLTLFAELTLFKTRTHYYPLQLLPWLSLFAAICLHRLLYLYRHQRAKVLLSTISLGFGGIGTLLISAALLGFTNRLPALPGIEQKEILRICGIGLTLGLGWFALLITWLQHKRQWIFRSAKQWLICLLLPAWLTLGLLGLTGLWGDYVPDFKAMLRDPAVATVINHQTVDFIVDHKILYRGGRKRYLILSFYTPQNGRHYREWQPVDIAWVDPNLVALKPDGYETLAEYYGWELLKKASTLKSAIPQPVATP; encoded by the coding sequence ATGCCATCGTTTCAATCTCTCCCAACAGAACGCTTCAACCTACGCCATCTGACTGGATTTCCATACCTCACGCTACTGCTATGGGTCATCCCATTAGTCATCATGCAAAGTAGCGGGCAAAGTCTCATGGCCCACGATGAAGGGATTTATGCCATCCAGGCGAAATCGATCATCGAGACAGGTGACTGGATTACACCGCAGTGGGGCGAACAGATTAACTTTGATCGAACGATGGGCATCCAATGGCTCATTGCCTTGGGCTATATGCTGTTTGGTATCAGTGAAAACGTGGCGCGACTGCCCAGCAATTTAGCTTTCATTGGCACAGTCTTACTGCTATATCGCATTGGGGTACTAATTACCCGCCACCGTTGGATCGCATGGCTTAGTGCGGCGATTTTAGCCATTATGCCGATCGCAGTGCAGTATGCCCGATTAGGCACCCAGGATTCCGTACTCGTCTTTATTGAGCTCCTCGCAGCCTGGGCGATGTTAGAAAGTGAAGCCCGCGCGAGTCGTTCGTTACTCATGCTGACTGGCGCGGCCTTCGGCTGGGGGTACATGATCAAAGGCTTTATGGTGATTCCAGTAGCAATCGCCTTTTTGCCCTATCTGATCTTGCAATTTCGCCAGCATCGCCACCTCCTCAATCCCTGGCTATATCTGGGTTTAATCGTGGGATGGATACCCGTCGTCGGGTGGTTATGGAGCGCCACCATCAAGTACGGCATGATGCCCTTACAACAGCTAGTATTTAAGCTGTTTTATCTCCAAGAAACCACCAACTACGATGCCGGGCCACTATATTACCTCTGGAACATTCCCGCCAATGGCTTTCCTTGGGTCTTTTTCGCGATCGGCGGGATTTTTCTGAGCCTGCGCAATATTCACTGTCACAACTTGATTCGCCGCCACTGGGCACTAGCCCTCGGCTTTCCTCTGACATTGTTTGCCGAACTAACGCTATTTAAAACTCGGACTCATTACTATCCATTACAGCTATTGCCATGGTTATCGCTGTTCGCAGCAATTTGTCTCCACCGTTTGCTCTATCTTTACCGGCACCAACGGGCAAAAGTTTTACTCAGCACTATTAGCCTCGGATTCGGCGGCATTGGCACTCTGTTAATTAGTGCAGCGCTACTTGGCTTCACCAATCGTCTACCAGCATTACCGGGCATTGAACAGAAAGAAATCCTACGCATTTGCGGGATTGGCCTCACCCTGGGATTAGGTTGGTTCGCACTCCTAATCACCTGGCTGCAGCATAAACGACAGTGGATTTTTCGATCGGCAAAACAATGGCTGATTTGTTTGCTCCTCCCAGCCTGGCTCACACTGGGACTGCTTGGACTGACTGGACTCTGGGGCGACTACGTTCCCGATTTCAAAGCTATGTTGCGCGATCCAGCCGTAGCAACTGTGATCAACCATCAAACGGTTGACTTTATCGTCGATCACAAAATTCTCTATCGCGGTGGCCGCAAACGTTACTTGATTTTGAGTTTCTACACGCCGCAAAACGGTCGTCATTACCGCGAATGGCAACCCGTAGACATCGCCTGGGTTGATCCCAATCTCGTCGCCCTCAAACCCGATGGGTACGAAACGCTGGCGGAATACTACGGCTGGGAATTACTCAAAAAGGCATCCACCCTCAAATCCGCTATCCCACAGCCTGTGGCAACTCCCTAA
- a CDS encoding iron uptake porin — MGTKRWRNTTAGNYSKRHPPSNPLSHSLWQLPNPQQSKPQQSKPQQSKTKSNAQHQRNGPGAIATEILSPTNIAMAQWAKSQRQIFPGSIFSPMKYCRWWQSTGLLTLLLWGFLPHTAQAETNTDNTSLVVDTSPIPADLVVPTHIGPAEIDGPTTRRSTAPSTRKSTMAQVTSVSQLSDIRPTDWAFQALQGLVERYGCIAGYPNQTYRGTRAISRYEFAAGLNTCMSRVTELLNAATQDQVTPADRRLIQKLQSEFVTELANLKNRREALTVQTQTLTQQQFSTTTRLFGQAVFGIQGTNQTNVDFFPRDGQTERTGQALTTFGYNLQLALATSFSGNDLLLTGLQTGNINSNAPNVLTNMGRLGYESATNNRVVVSDLSYRLTIAPNFGLLIGPVGVNPENTFRGINPLEGYGQGAISLFGQRNPILSLGNTSAGVGFDWQIARRASLQGVYSAALANQPTDGVFGERWTAGAQLSLAPTDTVNVGLNYLFSRNADGLINPGIGDAQLLSPFVFNATGFDTHAYGATIAWRVMPHWTIGAWGGWTNSKARQLSGSVQTSNWMVFSAFPDLFAPGNFGGLMIGQPPKITRSTLPDGANFPNFSTGGQAGGQVDGSLHLEAFYRAQLSAKISVTPGLLIIFNPNHNKNNDTLVQGVLRATYQF, encoded by the coding sequence ATGGGTACGAAACGCTGGCGGAATACTACGGCTGGGAATTACTCAAAAAGGCATCCACCCTCAAATCCGCTATCCCACAGCCTGTGGCAACTCCCTAACCCACAACAGTCCAAACCACAACAGTCCAAACCACAACAGTCCAAAACTAAATCTAACGCGCAACATCAACGCAATGGACCAGGGGCGATCGCCACCGAAATCCTCTCGCCAACCAATATTGCTATGGCACAATGGGCAAAGTCTCAGCGTCAAATTTTCCCAGGATCGATATTTTCTCCCATGAAATACTGCCGATGGTGGCAATCCACCGGTTTGCTCACGCTTTTGCTATGGGGATTCCTACCACATACAGCGCAAGCCGAAACAAACACTGACAATACTAGTCTAGTCGTAGATACCAGTCCAATCCCCGCCGATCTAGTCGTCCCAACTCACATCGGACCGGCTGAAATAGACGGACCCACGACCCGCCGCAGTACCGCACCATCAACGCGCAAAAGCACGATGGCGCAAGTCACATCGGTCTCACAGTTAAGTGATATTCGTCCGACTGACTGGGCGTTCCAAGCACTTCAAGGCTTAGTCGAGCGCTACGGCTGTATTGCGGGCTATCCCAATCAGACTTATCGAGGAACACGCGCAATCAGTCGCTACGAGTTTGCGGCTGGACTCAATACCTGCATGAGCCGCGTAACAGAGTTACTGAATGCGGCCACGCAAGATCAGGTCACCCCAGCCGATCGCCGCCTGATTCAAAAGCTGCAATCCGAATTTGTCACCGAACTTGCGAACCTGAAAAATCGTCGCGAGGCACTCACAGTCCAAACCCAAACCCTAACACAGCAGCAGTTCTCGACCACTACACGCTTATTTGGCCAAGCGGTTTTCGGCATCCAGGGCACGAACCAAACTAACGTTGATTTCTTCCCACGCGACGGCCAGACCGAACGCACTGGCCAGGCACTAACAACCTTTGGCTATAATTTACAGCTGGCACTCGCCACATCGTTTAGTGGCAATGACCTGTTGCTCACTGGTCTCCAGACCGGCAATATTAACTCCAATGCCCCAAATGTATTAACCAATATGGGACGCTTGGGGTACGAATCAGCCACAAATAACCGCGTGGTCGTGAGTGATCTGTCCTATCGCTTGACGATCGCCCCTAACTTTGGGCTGTTAATCGGGCCCGTTGGCGTCAACCCCGAAAATACCTTTCGCGGCATCAATCCCCTCGAAGGCTACGGACAAGGGGCAATCTCACTGTTTGGCCAACGGAATCCCATCCTCAGTCTTGGCAATACCAGTGCCGGAGTCGGGTTTGATTGGCAAATTGCCCGCCGTGCAAGCCTACAAGGGGTCTATAGCGCCGCTCTGGCGAATCAACCGACCGATGGTGTCTTCGGTGAGCGTTGGACGGCCGGGGCCCAGTTATCCCTCGCACCGACGGATACAGTCAATGTCGGCCTCAACTACTTATTCTCTCGCAACGCTGATGGGTTAATTAATCCCGGCATTGGCGACGCCCAACTGTTATCCCCATTTGTCTTCAATGCCACTGGCTTTGACACCCATGCCTATGGTGCAACGATTGCTTGGCGCGTCATGCCGCACTGGACGATCGGCGCATGGGGCGGCTGGACCAACTCGAAGGCAAGACAATTGAGTGGTTCAGTCCAAACTAGCAATTGGATGGTTTTCTCTGCATTTCCTGATCTATTTGCGCCGGGAAATTTCGGTGGCCTGATGATTGGCCAACCACCAAAAATTACGCGCAGTACGTTGCCCGATGGTGCCAACTTCCCCAATTTCTCGACCGGCGGACAAGCCGGTGGACAAGTGGATGGTTCACTCCATTTAGAAGCGTTTTACCGCGCCCAACTCAGCGCGAAAATTTCTGTCACACCTGGGTTGCTGATTATTTTCAATCCCAACCACAATAAAAACAATGACACGCTCGTACAAGGTGTTCTACGCGCGACGTACCAGTTTTAG
- the aroB gene encoding 3-dehydroquinate synthase yields MPASNLNPAANAAQTITVELPQNPYNISIANGNLATIGTAMQNPQLKLGRKVLVVSNPTIFKHYGQIVVAAIEAAGFSVNSCILPAGERYKTPASIQKIHDAALEMRLERSSTMVALGGGVIGDMTGFAAATWLRGINVIQVPTSLLAMVDSSIGGKTGVNHPKGKNLIGAFHQPKLVVIDPTVLKTLPAREFRAGMAEVIKYGVNWDKALFEHMEAAKRLDQLRYVSEALLNTIITHSCQAKAVVVAKDEKESGLREILNYGHTIGHAVESLTGYRVVNHGEGVGIGMVAAGEIAVEMGWWSREECDRQNILIEKCHLPTRLPAIIDISAVVPKLQTDKKVKAGKVRFVLPKQIGTVAVTDQVTPEIIQPVLQQLASA; encoded by the coding sequence ATGCCTGCTTCTAACTTAAATCCCGCGGCGAACGCCGCACAAACCATTACGGTTGAACTCCCCCAGAATCCTTACAATATTTCGATCGCCAACGGTAATCTTGCAACGATCGGAACGGCGATGCAGAATCCCCAACTGAAGCTGGGACGAAAGGTTTTAGTTGTATCCAACCCAACGATTTTCAAACACTATGGCCAAATCGTCGTTGCCGCGATCGAAGCTGCCGGGTTTAGCGTCAATTCCTGCATTTTGCCAGCCGGTGAACGCTATAAAACACCGGCTTCCATTCAGAAAATCCACGATGCCGCCCTCGAAATGCGCTTGGAACGGTCATCGACAATGGTGGCACTCGGCGGCGGCGTCATTGGCGATATGACCGGTTTTGCTGCGGCAACTTGGCTGCGCGGCATTAATGTCATTCAAGTCCCGACGAGCCTGCTGGCCATGGTGGATTCGTCGATCGGCGGCAAAACCGGCGTGAATCATCCCAAGGGGAAAAATTTGATTGGAGCATTTCATCAGCCGAAGCTTGTTGTCATTGATCCGACAGTCCTTAAAACCCTGCCAGCTCGAGAATTTCGGGCGGGTATGGCCGAAGTCATCAAATATGGGGTGAATTGGGATAAAGCCTTATTTGAGCATATGGAAGCAGCTAAGCGCCTCGACCAGCTGCGTTACGTCAGCGAAGCGCTGCTCAACACCATCATCACCCATTCCTGCCAAGCTAAAGCCGTCGTCGTCGCCAAGGATGAAAAGGAATCAGGATTAAGGGAAATCCTCAACTATGGCCATACGATCGGACATGCGGTCGAAAGTCTCACGGGGTATCGTGTCGTCAATCATGGCGAAGGGGTTGGTATCGGCATGGTGGCCGCCGGGGAGATTGCCGTCGAAATGGGCTGGTGGAGCCGTGAGGAGTGCGATCGCCAAAATATTTTGATCGAGAAATGTCACCTTCCCACCCGATTACCCGCCATCATTGACATCAGTGCCGTCGTACCGAAGCTACAAACAGATAAAAAGGTGAAAGCGGGCAAAGTCCGATTTGTTCTCCCCAAACAAATTGGCACAGTTGCAGTTACCGACCAAGTCACACCAGAAATTATCCAACCCGTCCTTCAACAACTCGCATCAGCTTAA